GCGCCCGGCCGACGCGCTGCGCACGCAGGACGAGGCGGAGGAGTAGCGCTGGTACCGGGCGTGCACGCGTCGGCGCGGCGGCCCGGTTAGATTGCCGCGCGGATGGAGCGGCAGGCGGCCGGCCGCTCGTGACGACTGACCGGTTGCCTGCATGCGGCTCCTCTGCACGAACGACGACGGAATCCTCGCCCACGGTCTAGAGACGCTCGTCCGCGCCGCCGAGCCGCTCGGTGAGGTCCACGTCGTGGCACCCGACCGCGAGCAGAGCGCGACCAGCCACTCCCTCACGCTCCACCATCCGGTGCGCCCGGTGCAGCGCGGCGACCGCCGGTGGCAGGTCGATGGTACTCCGACCGACTGCGTGCTCCTCGCCGTCGAAGCGCTCATGCCCGAGCGGCCCGACTTCGTGCTCAGCGGCGTGAACCACGGCCAGAACATGGGCGACGACGTGCTGTATTCGGGGACCGTCGCCGCCGCGATGGAGGGGCTCTCCCTCGGGATCCCATCCATTGCGGTATCGTTCGCGTGGCGCGACCTGCGCGCGGACACGCAGAAGCTGGCCGAGCAGGCGGAGCTCCTGCGGTCGCTGCTGCAGCACCTCGTGTCGTTGCCGAACTATCCGCGCGACACGCTGTTCAACGTGAACCTGCCGCCGCTGTCGGCGGGTGACATCAAGGGTGTGAAGCTTACGCGCCTCGGGCGCCGCGTGTATTCGAACTCGCTCACGCCGATGAGCGACCCGTGGGGCCGGCGCATCTACTGGATCGGCGGTGGATCCGCGGAGTGGAGCGGGGAGGCGGACTCCGACTTCCAGGCGGTGCGCGACGGCTACGTGTCGGTGACGCCGCTCCACCTCGACCTGACCCACTTCGACGTGCTGTCGTCCGCGGAGGCCTGGTGGCGGGAACTGTAGGCGGCGCCGAGTTCCGTGGTCCGCGACGGCGCCTCATCGAGACGCTGCAGGCGAACGGCATCACCGACCTCTCGGTCCTCCACGCGGTGGACGCCGTGCCGCGCCACGCGTTCGTTCCGAGCGCGGTCGCGCACAGAGCGTACGAGGATTCCGCGCTGCCGATCGGCAACGGCCAGACGATCTCGCAGCCCACGGTGCATGCGCGCTCGCTCCAGGAGATGCGCCTGACCGGACGCGAGAAGGTCCTCGAGATCGGCACCGGGTCCGGCTATCAGACGGCGCTGCTCGCCCAGCTGGCCGCCCAGGTCTTCTCCATCGAGCGCATGCCGGCGCTGCTCGACCGAGCGCGCGACACGTTGCAGCAGCTGGGCATCCGCAACGTGTCGCTGCTGCTCGGCGATGGCACGCTGGGATGGACCACGTACGCGCCGTACGACGCGATCGTCGTGGGCGCTGCAGC
This DNA window, taken from Gemmatirosa kalamazoonensis, encodes the following:
- the surE gene encoding 5'/3'-nucleotidase SurE, which translates into the protein MRLLCTNDDGILAHGLETLVRAAEPLGEVHVVAPDREQSATSHSLTLHHPVRPVQRGDRRWQVDGTPTDCVLLAVEALMPERPDFVLSGVNHGQNMGDDVLYSGTVAAAMEGLSLGIPSIAVSFAWRDLRADTQKLAEQAELLRSLLQHLVSLPNYPRDTLFNVNLPPLSAGDIKGVKLTRLGRRVYSNSLTPMSDPWGRRIYWIGGGSAEWSGEADSDFQAVRDGYVSVTPLHLDLTHFDVLSSAEAWWREL
- a CDS encoding protein-L-isoaspartate(D-aspartate) O-methyltransferase, which produces MVAGTVGGAEFRGPRRRLIETLQANGITDLSVLHAVDAVPRHAFVPSAVAHRAYEDSALPIGNGQTISQPTVHARSLQEMRLTGREKVLEIGTGSGYQTALLAQLAAQVFSIERMPALLDRARDTLQQLGIRNVSLLLGDGTLGWTTYAPYDAIVVGAAAPDVPQPYLDQLAEGGRLVIPVGDREEQMLTVYTKRGGQIDKREVGPVRFVPLLGAYGWGT